taaaaaaaagtaaatatttgtcatcaaaacaataaaattaaccATTTCTATTTCTCTTTGGAGTATTTAGAAATTAGAAGAGGAGTAATGAGAAGTTTTGAGACGATGTGAAATTACAACCATCTATATCCTTTACCCCAATAAGTTGAAGCAAGCAATTTCATGGTTAAGGAGCATGGATATATTTCTAAGGTTTTCATAGAACTAGATTGTAAATTAGTAGTTGATGTAATCATCGGAGATCCAACTCTCCGGTCATTGGAGATATTATTTATCCTTGCAAAACATCTCTATCAAACTTTACGATAAAACGAGACTAATTCAATGTAAAAACGAGTTAAGTttgtttattgaataaaatgagttaagtttatcaatataaaaaaaactaattcaattcatcattattattattattattattattattatacaataacaagaaaatatttaattaaatttttatttgtagACTCCCCATCATTGTTTCTATACCTAAAATTAGTAGAGCAGTGTATTAGTAAAAAAGGAGGTGGTAATAAGGGAAGGATGGTTAGAGGCCCGTGGGCTGAATGAGTGATGGGCTGGCTGGCTGGCTGAATAAGGGGCATTGCATTccattcatttcattttcatttcacaaagaaagaaagaaagaaagaaagaaacgttatcttcttcttctttctgttGTTGTTTCGCCTCCTTCCTTCCTTCCCATCACAAAGAAACATGCATGCTCTCTGATTCGTTTTTCTAATTTCCTCTCGCTGAATGAGCAGCCCCCATGCCTTTGATTGgtaaatatctttaattctctcTCAATTTCTCAATTCAGTTTTGTTTAATTCTCCTCATAACAAAACAACCAGCTTtatctctctttctttttagtaataatagtaatagtatACTACTAGTAGTACTATGTTATATATGcttcatattaattaattaattaattaattaattaatttgctgATATTAATTATTAGCAGAGATAGCATATGCACATTTACTGAGGGTCTCGTTACCATtaccatattattattattatcatcatcaacatcatcatcatcatcatcatgtcaAAGACTACTCATCAACTAATAAGATTAAttggaacaacaacaacaacaacatcttcAATGTTCGACGACAATTCCTCATTAAGGCTGTTGCTGCTGCTCCTCTAAATCCACAGCTTGATTTATCTGAAGAAGAACCACTTGATGAGAGGGAGAAGTTGAGAAGATCCAGGATTTCTAAAGCTAATAAAGGAAACATCCCATGGAACAAAGGAAGAAAGCACACTCCAGGTCAgtaatctcttcttcttcttcttctttttttttattattattattcaaacTTCAAACTTCAAACCCTTACCTCTATTCTTCATTCATATTTCACCAGAAACTTTGCAGAAGATCAAGGAAAGAACACGCCTCGCAATGCAGAATCCTAAGGTGATGTCATGTAAGCATATTTTTGTCTTCATCAACACCATTTCCATTTTAATTCATTCATATCCATATATTTCTAAAATCAAACCACACTATTTGCTTCACTGTATTCTTATCTTAAATCTTAATAGGCTTATTCAGGTTTTACTTGCATACTTTTATTAATTGATTTATGTTACCATACAAAGAAACAAGACTAGAGGGTCACTTAGAGATTATAGTTAGAGGGGCtatcttaaaaattaaaataaacaaaaaaataaataaaaatttaaaggaAGGCATCGATTGTGGTGTGGTGTGAAAGGGGTAAGCTTTTGTACAAGGGAAAGCCCTTGGAAATCGGAAGACAGACTTCTCTTCTACTGTCAGTATTCAACAAAAtaattcttttcttttgattcTTTCTATCAATTTTGcaattcttttcttttccttcctAATAAATTCCTTAATATAATTTGGCAATGCAGGTCAAAATGAAGTTGACTAATCTTGGACATGCACAAACGTAACTATAAACCTTTCCATCTCCACTGTTGTTAATTTTAAATGCTGCTTCTTTATATTATCATTCATTTTACCCCATAGAATGTCCTTTATTGATTGCACAGTAcggaaacaaaattgaagattgGTGCTAGAGTGAGAAAGCTATGGGAAAACAGGCGTGGAATGAAGATGGTGCAGGAGACTtgcttctttgagtggcagaaTTTAATTGCAGAAGCATCTAGGCAAGGCCTTGTTGGTCAGGAAGAGCTGCAATGGAATTCCTATGAAACCTTGGATGAACAGCTTAAGCAGGAGTGGTTGGTGACCCTTGAAGAAAGGAAACAAATGGCAAGGCCATCTTTAAGCAAAAGAGCACCCAAGTCCCTTGAACAGAGAAGAAAAATTGCAGAAGCTATTGCTGCAAAATGGGCCGATCCAGTAAGTCTTGAGTGTTTGCTAGATCTTTTGCTAAGTTAGCACACTATTTGAGTCTCATCAATTAGTTGTTTGTGATTGACTTCAAAGAAGTTAACacttttttacaaataattttaatgtCCTGCTTACTTAATTTGATGTTTTGGATACTCAACATTGTCCCTCCCATGATTAACTTCAAAGAAACACATGTAGTTTCACGTAACTGGATTCTTATCCATGTTTTGAAATTATTGATAGTTTGATAGaatcatcaattttttctcttGCTTCTCTAGGGCATACTTGGTTTCAAAATTGtttgctatttttattttctgctCACACCAATAATAACAAAATCATAAGTATTAATGTTTTCTTATTATTCCTGCTTTCAAGTTTTACTACTTCATATACAAATTCTTGTAATAACTAATGAGAACAGGAAATTGAAGTCGAAAACTTTTTTGCAAATTTAAAACACACTGATGTTTTGTTGAGGTGAATCTCATATAACAGATTTTTGTAAGCTACCAGgaccaacatttttttttatgttgaatcaGGATTACCGTGAAAAAGTTTGCTCAGGATTAGCCAAGTATCATCATTCTACTGAAAAGAAACCAAGAACAAGGCCAAGTTACGGCGCACGACCCACCAAGAAGAAGAAACCCCTTACAAAAAGAGATTCTGATACTAGCATTCTTGTTAAGGGTGCCTCCAAAATTCTTAAGCCGATCCTGTTGAGACAAAGAAAATCCCCTGCATATAAGGATCCTTTGGTGAATTCCAAGCTTGAGATGATAAAGAACATCAGAGCACTGAGGGCTTCCATGGATACCAGACAAACTCAAGCCATTCAACAAGCAAGGTAGGCCCATTTTAATgcttattttaattgatttctTTTAGATATTTCTGTACTTATACCAAGAATTGAAATTTTGTATTTCTGATTAACTTCTTTTGAAGCATATAAGATCCTAAGAAAATATTAACAATCTCTTTTGTTTCAATGATCATGTTGGATGCAACGAACGTTGGTTACTTCTGTTTTGCTTTTGAGATTAAATCATAAATATAGGTTTTGCTTCATTTGATTCCAACTGTAATATATtcataaaataatgttatattcACAGACTACTGATTGCTGAAGCTGAGAAAGCAGCCAAGGCACTAGAGGTTGCTGCAGTGAAGAGTCCAATTGCTCAGTTTTCTCTAACAGAAACCAGAAAGCTTATAGCTGAAGCTATTCAATCACTTGAATCCATTGATACACAAAAGATGGATGACTGTAGTGTCCCTTCAGTTAGTTTGAGCGAGGTCAATAAGGAAAATGAACCAGCATTTGAAGTTCAACACCATTTACAAATGGCACAAGTAAATGGACATACAACATTATCATCAACTGACTACAAGTTCTCAGAAGATTTTGGTGAACTTTCCCTGGAGAGTCCAGTTAATGGTGTTCCAGAACTTCACCTAACCAATGGACATGCTTCCTTACCGTTCAGTTTGAATGGCCAGATAAACCAGTATAGCCCATCAAATCAGCAAAGTGAAACAGAACAAGATGAGATCAGCGAAGATGAAACAGAAACAGATCATTCTCCAACTATGGTGGGAAGTCAGTCCCTTGAAGATGAAACACTATCTAGATCCTCTATAGCAACTAAAAAGTGGGTTCGCGGAAGGCTTGTTGAAGTGAGTGAAGAAAAACAGTAAAATGTGTAAAGCTTAGCCCAGTTTTCAAACATAATACAAAACTGTCTGCTGCATGTTATATAGAACACCATAAATGCCCTTTAACGGCGTGATCAATGCAACACACTCATTGAAATCATTAGTTGACTTGAATCAGCCAACCAAGTCTAGGCAGACAGATGGAGACTAAAAATAGCATTAGCTAAAGAGAGAATGTACTTATGTTAGTTTATAGGATCATCTACTTCAGTTGATCTTGTTACATTGAACTGTGAAgttatcatattattttgttACATTTACAGCGCATGTGTTAGTTATGCAGAGTATTCTATGTTGGTATCCCAGGCAGTGGCCGAATAATAGAGAGGCACATGGATGGTTgggtgtttaattttttttctttttacatgcTGATATTTAAGATAATAGTAGTTTTCAACCTTTCCCAGGATTTAGAGTATCATGCATATTAACTACCCGCCGgccatacacacacacacacacctgaAGACACTGTTTCATATtcgcgagagagagagagagagagagagacccCCACAAGAGGTTTAGAAGTTTTGagaaacagaaaaaataaacaagagGTTTGGTCAGTATATATGATGCGTCTAAATTACATAATCCAAACAAATCCCTTATGGATTGTGTAGTTCAAAGGATAAAacctctctctccctctctctctctctctctctctgtgaGTTATTCCCTCGATTGTTTTTGTTATAGAAGCAAAAGGATTCTAGAGTTAGTGAGGTGTTTGGGAAGGGAATGCATGGTTTCAACTTGGTGTGGCGGAGAAGGCTTTTTCAATGGGAGGAAGATTTAATACTCCAATTGGAAGGTCTGCTCCGAGTTATCAATTTGACAGGGGAGGGAGATTTTTGGATTGGCGGTTGGATCCTCAAGGTGTGTTTTCGGTTAAATCAGCTTATTTGTCACTTGCGAAAGAATTATTGAGGCTTTGTTGAGCTTCCTAGCATGGAGAAGAAAttgtttaaatatatatgagATAGTCCGACACTGTCTAAGGTGATTTCTTTCTCTTGGCAACTTTTGCATAATCGCTATCCAACTAAAagtaatatattgtttttttgacaaaaaactaAGAGTAATATTTTGGGGAGGGGAGTTCTACATTATACGACATATTCTGTCGGTGTTTGGTGTACCAATTGTGTGGAAACTACTATTCATCTTCTTTTGCATTGTGACATGGCTCAAAGTGTGTGGCGAGAGATTTTAAAATGGCTCCAGGTTGATATTTTAATTCCttcaaatttgtttatttttgttcggaatggttttttttattggtttggCATAATACCTTGTGGTTAATTTGGAAGGCTagaaatgacaatattttcaaCAACGAATCAAACAATTATATAGAATTGGTGGAAGTGATAAAGATTTTGTCCTGGTGATGGAGTGTTCATAGGTTGAAGATCGAACCGTGCTTGTTTTATGAATGGAAGTGGGAACCCTGCTTGTGTTTTGGCCATTAAATTTTGGTGTTGATGTTCGGTTTTGGTGTTGTCCGGGGCTGGGTTCTGGTGTTGTTTCATGTCCTGTGGCCGTGTGTTTCTGCTGTTTCTCTCAGGCTTCTCTGCTGTTTGGTTCAGTGCTGCTGTTAGAGTACTTGAGTGGTGGCTTTTGTTGAGTGGGGTGGTATGGTGTTCCTAGAGTAGAGCTGCGGTGTTTGGCTTAGGATAGTTTGCCTATTAGTTTTTAAATTGATTGtctttagtttttgttttcctGCTATATAATGCAGGCTGTATTTTTCCCAATCTCCTTTTGAGTACCTCTTATATTCTTTGGAGCTTTCAATGTATATaatttgctgttaaaaaaaaaataaaaaaaatcctaaacaGAGTTTCAACATTGCAACCAGTTAACTAATTGTCTCTATATcacaaaattccaaaaataataGTGACTAAAATATCATTCAATACCCGTTGTCTAACTTGGTTAATTTTGGTGCAATCCCGCAGCAGCAGGAGATGGATTTCACCCCAAATACATTTCCTCCTAAATCCATATTCCCCAGTCCCCACCAACTCCACTCAATCTAACTTAGAAAGGCCTATAGATTGAGGGTTTAAAAAAACCAGAAATTTTTTAGTACAATATTAGCTTTGGGAACATTGTAGTAACACAATAGAAGGATTATGTTCGGATTTAGAATAGATTAGATGTCACGTATAGCTGGCTCATCACTTCCTCGTAGGGATCCTCCATGATCACTTCCAAATGTGAACGTCCGCCTGCTCATGTTAGCTCGCTGCACTAATCGTACCAGCGCTTGAACCACCTCTGACATTGGTGGTCTGAATTCAGGCTCCGGCtgccccaaaaaaaaaatcatatcagGATGCATCAACACAAGCAGATATTTTCTATCCATTATCCATACACCCATATTGAGCATTTAGTAAAGGACGTATTAAACAATACCTGAACGCAAAGAGCAATAACATCAGCAAAACGTGATAGAGATTTAACAGGATATAGCCCTTTCAACTTAGGATCAACCATCTTAGCCAATGCATCAATGTCATGAAGCTGGGGTGTTGCCCATCGAACCAAAGACTGCTCCGGTCTTGCCCTTGAGCTGTTACAAAATGTTTTAACAATCATCACCccataataatattatattatttgtaactTCAAATTCTGCGGAtccctatttttttaattgttaccTATCAAATGGTTTCCGTCCACTTAGAAGCTCCAACATGACAACCCCAAAGCTGTAGACATCACTTTGAAAGGTATACTGACCAGACAACGCAACTTCAGGTGCATCATATCCAGATCCAACATTATGGTTTAATATCTGAacataacaaaaatattaattcaaCAATTCACTAAAGTTAATGTCACTGGGTAAAGAGCATGATCATTCCAACTAAAGTGCAAAACAAATATACATCCAATGGaattattcaaaataaaaataaaaatacatccAATGGAATTTCAGGCAGGCAGTTGGTAAATTAGTTAGAATCCTAGGGTACTGCACAGTTTACctagttaatattttaaaattagcTAATAAAACGACTTTTCCAATCAATTAACCCAACTAGCGCACTTTTACTATGCATTGCCAATAGCTTAACCAACTCAATCTACAGGTTACTGCATTCATAATAAGAAAATTCCCTGCATTCATATAGTTATCAAGACTGCCCAAATATATTATACCCCCAAGCTTGTCTAAAACATATTAGAAGCTCAACTGGAGCGAGTTGCCATCATAAAACATATTAGATGCCAAAACctttgtttacttttttttttgagccaaacaaacttaattcatatcattaactaataaatgttcaatacataagggaataatctcaaatctatggaaactagcccaaacattggccgccctagcaagagtatTATCAACCAAAttcgcttgtctcctaacaaacttaacctcaaagtttacagaagaagatgacataagaagaataatgtcgttaacaattaagttcaataaataaatgttataacttataaccaATGCCACAATAAAAGTTGGACTGTTAGGTTGAACCAGTCAAGGCACTATATGTAAAGAATCCAAAAAACCAAAAGATTTAAAAGCATCGCAGATGATGGTTGAACCagttcaaaatcaataaaagagaaaattagTGTGCAAAAATAGTTGTAGTTTCTTTTTTctatttccattttttatttaatctatAACATTTTTTGAGACAAAACAATATACATGTATACATGTACTTATTGATGGCCATATAAAACATAATATGGTCCATCAGTCCAtctatattaatttaaaatattttgatttttgttattttatgtttatttattaatttaaatatcatagtattttgatttttgttattttatgcTTATTGATTTTTGAGCCAAACAAACTTAGCTCGGCaggtagggacatcacattatatatgcaggagccggggatcgaaccccggacactccacttatctaTCTTtgaggtggaatttctagccactaggctacttgacaaaaaaaaaaagaaaagaaatatcatagcataatattaatattactgGTTTGACCGTACTTAAACTACATTTGACTCAATGAAGTGATGAACCATGAATCCATGGCTTCATTGATTCAATCCCTAGTTGGGTTTTTTAAAATTGGGCATGACTAAATATTTTAGGTAGCATCCATGATGTACAAGagttcaaagagattaacaacaATAGAAATTAACAAATTGATATGAACAACAAGGCCTGAAAATAAGCAGAAAACCGGCAACAGACAGAGTAAAACCAATATTATTATCAAACACAATCACGTCCAATTATAAAACATTATTCACAACATAAAGTTCCATAAGTTCTAAAATCACCTGCTCTGCATTTGGAATATAGTTTGCCAATCCACAGTCTGAAAGATAAGGATTAAGCTCTGCATCAAGTAATATATTGGCTGACTTAATATTCTTATGCACAACTGATGGAGAACAAACTTCATGCAGGTACCTACAACAAAATTTGTGGATGAAGTCCGGTCCTGAGTTTCAATTCTCAATTATAACATATATCAATGCTTTATGTCCAACCATATGTTGCCACATATCATAAATCAGTGGAAAACTTCAATTGCAAGTAAAACACATTGATAAAAGTCAGTATGTAAGCTAGGTAAGAAGTAAGATGATAAGTGAAATTTATAAAGCTGGAAGAGAGATAGGTATGAGTTAATAAATCAAAGGGAAAACTGGATTTACAAGATTAAAATAATTCATATCTTCTAATCCCATTAGTTCCCAACTAACTTACTCTAAAGCGCGTGCAGTCCCCAAAGCTATCTTGACACGGGAATTCCATATCAATGGTTTACTGTATTCATCTGACACGTGAAGGAAGTCATGCAGTGATCCATTTTTATGAAACTCGTAAACTAAGAGGTGTTGTCCATGCTCTGAGCAATAACCTACAAGCTCTGTTACGTTTGGATGATGTAAATAGGAGATGTTTGACACTATTTCTATAAAATCTTCAGAAGAATCATTGGGAAGGACAGATGAATCTATTTTCTTCACTGCAAGAACCtacaacattttaaaaaaagaagttaaagcCATAACTTTTAAGCACATGCATTGATTCAAGGCTTGTCACAGTAGAAGAAGTCATTGTATCTATTGGGATCATATGCCTGTGGTGTCTATGTTTGCATAGATTTCTATGATCCTTTGTTTTTTCCCTCGGGGATCAAGAGAGTGAAGAGACTGGAAAAATACTAAATCAAAGAACATTATTtgtataaactataaaaaatgtACACATGTGTATTGATACTGCTTAGATTTGATCCCTTTCCAGGGAATCAAACATAGAGTGGAATTGCATGAATAACGGTTAATACCTTTCCATCATCAAATTGAGCACGATACACACGCCCAAAAGACCCCTCATCAACAAGATGATCCACATTGAAGCTGCCAGTAGTAATCTGAAGATCGGCTATAGAATATGATTGGATATCTACAGGAGCTGTTACAATCTTCTTGTCTATAGTGGGCTTGTTTGAGAATTCGTTGTCCTCAAATGACTTATGACGATCAATAGGCGGGGGCTTGATATTTATTGAGTCAGAAGTATCCAACTTCTTCAAGTCAAGCATGGAAGAAGTCTGCACAGACGTAATTTCTGCATTATGAcattaaaatatgttaatttggATAACAAAGTTGAAACACAGAACTTAACTGTTGAATTGAAGGCATTAATATGGTAAAGCAAGATTACTAATGAGAAAAGGACGAAGTTATATATAAGTAGCAAATAAAAAAGACGGCCCAACAATGTTCTAaataataaattcaaaaatattgcAATAAATTCCTCTAATCTTGTCCAAATAGGTCTCTGCTACGGTGTTGTCATTTGTTAAGCATGAACCCTTCCAGTAAAATAGTGTTATAACTAATAGTATCTTGACTTATAGAACAAATTATCCACACTGATAGGATATGAAAATATAGATATACTATACATGCATCAGGAGACTAGCTCCTGAATGCAAAGGAAGACCTCTGAAAACATGGAAAACTAAAAACAATTACATTACaagcaagaaagaaagaaacaataGACTCTCCAAAATGCACTCAAATATTTCCTAACCTCTTGCACCCCACCCTATGAATACCTATACATACCCCAAATTCTGCCGCAGATCCCTATTCATCCCTTACCTCAGCAGCGGTCGTACTCCTAGCCTGCCAACTGCCTAATCTGTTTTTTTCTTGAGGATATTAGTGGCCAAGGTGTATTCAAGTTCAAGCCAAATTTTCCTGCTACGATACGCTCAGGCTAAAGGTGTATCATCCACCTAAATGATAGATGGAATTGTAGACCACATTTATCAGATAGGTTAAGGATTGAAATGTGGGAATTGGACCCAGGACCCACGCTAGGCATCGGGGTGGGTATTGGAGTTTGTTTAGAGTCTCACATTGCTCAAGTTCCCGATCTTTTAGACACATGAATATATGTTTGAGGCACCCTCATCCTTTAAGCTAGCTTTCGGGATGAGATCCAATATCATTTAACAACCGCatcatgaaaaataataataaatatctGTAAATTGTAGGGAATATGCATACCATGCACTTCATTTGAAGGAAGAGGAGCAGTAGACTGATTGCCCAACTTTTCTAAATCGGAATATGACTTCTTGGATTTTCTCTTCACCAGAAAGAATGCTACTATTGCCCCAACAACAATGATGGAGATCACAATTCCAGCTATTCCACCACCTCCAATTCCAGATTTTTTGCCCTCATTGATTGTGTCGCTGCTGGGATGTTGGCCAGTGGTACTTCTTCCACCACCGGGTTTGTGGTGTTGGTTGCTTTTAAGTACTGGAGGCGTCCCAGGAGGAGGTGGTGGTGCAGGTCCTGAGCTCCACGCATTACCACCCATCCTGTCATTAAATTTGTCATATTTTATGTCTTAGAAATTTATGGCAAAAATTAGCAGTTTTGCTAATAATGGCAATGCTTACTGAAGGTCTATGTTTTTCAACCGCTCCGGTATCCATCCTGTGAAATTATTGTTTTCTACATTCCTGAGaagaatttgagaaaataaacacaACCAGTTTcttatgaaaatataattaacgATATTATTATATGATACAATAGAGACGCACAGACTATTCAGAGGCAGATTAGCAAGAATATCAACAGTGCCTGTAAACTGGTTGTTTTGCAGATACCTACACAATTGTTAACATGCCAACTTAGAATGAAATCAATAAGATGCAAATTATTAGCACAAAACATTAATAATTTGGATATCTACATGGTGGTTATGCCTGAAAGTGAGCTCATAGTCTGAGGGAGGTCACCTGTCAAAGAGTTGGAAGACAGGTCTCTGCaacaagaaaaatatttgaaCTCAGTCTCGAATTATTatcaaaacccaaaaaaatagcTCCAGTTGCAAACAAAGAGCGTGTAAATTATGAAGCTACCAAAACCATATGGCTTGTGATATAGTGTTGTAGgctatgtgtatatatatattgtgaaaAAACGTCTTAACATGCAATGAAAAAACAATATTGTGAAATTATTACATTGTGTGCACAAATGGCAACCAATAAAAAACTTCATTGAATCATATTGAAGCTGAAAAGTGAAAAGGATCAATATATTATAGTTACAGTAACAACAATAACTTGACTAATTTTTCATGCAGCTGAATGGTTGGAGGAAACCTCACAATTTGGAGAGGGTAGTAAGATTTTGAAAGTTGACATTCAGTGCTTGCTGGAGCTGATTGTGATTGAGATTCCTACATTCTCAAAAAAATTATGAGGAAATAAACACATTTGCTTGTGGATGTGATGCGATTGATAGGTACAACTAGGAAAAGTTTGTAAGGAGATAATTACGCACAGGTCTGTAAGAGAGGTCAGGTTAGAAATAGAGTAAGGGACTGTCCCAGTCAagttattataagcaaaatttctGCATAGAAAGAATGAAGATtgttaaaaacaataatattattttacttaAAATAAACTGAAGAGTGACAACTACATATATATACAAGACATACAAGCGCTGCACATTTGGAGGAAGTTGGTATGGTATAGTTCCGACAAGATTGTTGTTACTCATATCTCTGCAAAAGGTCACGGTGAACAATGGTAAACAAACAATGCACATAAAAATGGATATTTGGCGAATGAGACAATTAATCTTACAGAGTGGTCAGAGATGTTAAGCCTTGTAATCCGTAAGCCAATGTTCCAGTTAGAGCAAGATTGGATAACTGACTGATGATGAGTAAGAAAACAGTATTCATGATGAGAAAGCAGAAgcaaaagtaataataataagcaAGCAGATTGAAAGTACATACATCTGTGTAACGCGGTTGGCTGAACAAGTAATGCCTTTCCAAGACTGACCACAcggatcatcatcatcatcgccGTTAGCAGGCCAACCTAGTTGGGGAGGTGAATTCAAGCTTTGAAATATAGCCTTTACAGAAGTAACTGCATATTTAAAGATTAACCAAATTTTGAGACTACCCAATTTTGAAAAAGGAATTAGGTAAACAGTAATCCTCCTCCTCCTAAAATAGGAAGAGATGAACCAAACAAACAGACAATAAATGTAGTATAGTTAAGTTCAAACATGAAACAGGAAACATGCAAAGTAGTAATAGGAATAATCTAAACAAGTTGAGATATTTATAGTATTTAACAGGGAAAGAGCTAGCTTAGGTTTAAATAGGTAGCAAAATGCAAAGAGCAGAAAGTAAGTAAGAAATTAAGTAAGTAGTACCATCAGTTGGA
This genomic interval from Trifolium pratense cultivar HEN17-A07 linkage group LG6, ARS_RC_1.1, whole genome shotgun sequence contains the following:
- the LOC123889513 gene encoding uncharacterized protein LOC123889513 isoform X2; its protein translation is MPLIEIAYAHLLRVSLPLPYYYYYHHQHHHHHHHVKDYSSTNKINWNNNNNNIFNVRRQFLIKAVAAAPLNPQLDLSEEEPLDEREKLRRSRISKANKGNIPWNKGRKHTPETLQKIKERTRLAMQNPKVKMKLTNLGHAQTTETKLKIGARVRKLWENRRGMKMVQETCFFEWQNLIAEASRQGLVGQEELQWNSYETLDEQLKQEWLVTLEERKQMARPSLSKRAPKSLEQRRKIAEAIAAKWADPDYREKVCSGLAKYHHSTEKKPRTRPSYGARPTKKKKPLTKRDSDTSILVKGASKILKPILLRQRKSPAYKDPLVNSKLEMIKNIRALRASMDTRQTQAIQQARLLIAEAEKAAKALEVAAVKSPIAQFSLTETRKLIAEAIQSLESIDTQKMDDCSVPSVSLSEVNKENEPAFEVQHHLQMAQVNGHTTLSSTDYKFSEDFGELSLESPVNGVPELHLTNGHASLPFSLNGQINQYSPSNQQSETEQDEISEDETETDHSPTMVGSQSLEDETLSRSSIATKKWVRGRLVEVSEEKQ
- the LOC123889513 gene encoding uncharacterized protein LOC123889513 isoform X1, which produces MPLIAEIAYAHLLRVSLPLPYYYYYHHQHHHHHHHVKDYSSTNKINWNNNNNNIFNVRRQFLIKAVAAAPLNPQLDLSEEEPLDEREKLRRSRISKANKGNIPWNKGRKHTPETLQKIKERTRLAMQNPKVKMKLTNLGHAQTTETKLKIGARVRKLWENRRGMKMVQETCFFEWQNLIAEASRQGLVGQEELQWNSYETLDEQLKQEWLVTLEERKQMARPSLSKRAPKSLEQRRKIAEAIAAKWADPDYREKVCSGLAKYHHSTEKKPRTRPSYGARPTKKKKPLTKRDSDTSILVKGASKILKPILLRQRKSPAYKDPLVNSKLEMIKNIRALRASMDTRQTQAIQQARLLIAEAEKAAKALEVAAVKSPIAQFSLTETRKLIAEAIQSLESIDTQKMDDCSVPSVSLSEVNKENEPAFEVQHHLQMAQVNGHTTLSSTDYKFSEDFGELSLESPVNGVPELHLTNGHASLPFSLNGQINQYSPSNQQSETEQDEISEDETETDHSPTMVGSQSLEDETLSRSSIATKKWVRGRLVEVSEEKQ
- the LOC123889512 gene encoding protein STRUBBELIG-RECEPTOR FAMILY 7-like isoform X2, translating into MVDVGGGGGGVRLLMLMLFFSCCIIAVTATTDPTDVTSVKAIFQSLNSPPQLGWPANGDDDDDPCGQSWKGITCSANRVTQIQLSNLALTGTLAYGLQGLTSLTTLDMSNNNLVGTIPYQLPPNVQRLNFAYNNLTGTVPYSISNLTSLTDLNLNHNQLQQALNVNFQNLTTLSKLDLSSNSLTGDLPQTMSSLSGITTMYLQNNQFTGTVDILANLPLNSLNVENNNFTGWIPERLKNIDLQMGGNAWSSGPAPPPPPGTPPVLKSNQHHKPGGGRSTTGQHPSSDTINEGKKSGIGGGGIAGIVISIIVVGAIVAFFLVKRKSKKSYSDLEKLGNQSTAPLPSNEVHEITSVQTSSMLDLKKLDTSDSINIKPPPIDRHKSFEDNEFSNKPTIDKKIVTAPVDIQSYSIADLQITTGSFNVDHLVDEGSFGRVYRAQFDDGKVLAVKKIDSSVLPNDSSEDFIEIVSNISYLHHPNVTELVGYCSEHGQHLLVYEFHKNGSLHDFLHVSDEYSKPLIWNSRVKIALGTARALEYLHEVCSPSVVHKNIKSANILLDAELNPYLSDCGLANYIPNAEQILNHNVGSGYDAPEVALSGQYTFQSDVYSFGVVMLELLSGRKPFDSSRARPEQSLVRWATPQLHDIDALAKMVDPKLKGLYPVKSLSRFADVIALCVQPEPEFRPPMSEVVQALVRLVQRANMSRRTFTFGSDHGGSLRGSDEPAIRDI
- the LOC123889512 gene encoding protein STRUBBELIG-RECEPTOR FAMILY 7-like isoform X1, whose protein sequence is MVDVGGGGGGVRLLMLMLFFSCCIIAVTATTDPTDVTSVKAIFQSLNSPPQLGWPANGDDDDDPCGQSWKGITCSANRVTQIQLSNLALTGTLAYGLQGLTSLTTLDMSNNNLVGTIPYQLPPNVQRLNFAYNNLTGTVPYSISNLTSLTDLNLNHNQLQQALNVNFQNLTTLSKLDLSSNSLTGDLPQTMSSLSGITTMYLQNNQFTGTVDILANLPLNSLCVSIVSYNNIVNYIFIRNWLCLFSQILLRNVENNNFTGWIPERLKNIDLQMGGNAWSSGPAPPPPPGTPPVLKSNQHHKPGGGRSTTGQHPSSDTINEGKKSGIGGGGIAGIVISIIVVGAIVAFFLVKRKSKKSYSDLEKLGNQSTAPLPSNEVHEITSVQTSSMLDLKKLDTSDSINIKPPPIDRHKSFEDNEFSNKPTIDKKIVTAPVDIQSYSIADLQITTGSFNVDHLVDEGSFGRVYRAQFDDGKVLAVKKIDSSVLPNDSSEDFIEIVSNISYLHHPNVTELVGYCSEHGQHLLVYEFHKNGSLHDFLHVSDEYSKPLIWNSRVKIALGTARALEYLHEVCSPSVVHKNIKSANILLDAELNPYLSDCGLANYIPNAEQILNHNVGSGYDAPEVALSGQYTFQSDVYSFGVVMLELLSGRKPFDSSRARPEQSLVRWATPQLHDIDALAKMVDPKLKGLYPVKSLSRFADVIALCVQPEPEFRPPMSEVVQALVRLVQRANMSRRTFTFGSDHGGSLRGSDEPAIRDI